One part of the Torulaspora delbrueckii CBS 1146 chromosome 8, complete genome genome encodes these proteins:
- the VCX1 gene encoding Vcx1p (similar to Saccharomyces cerevisiae VCX1 (YDL128W); ancestral locus Anc_7.290): protein MDASQPLLSTNVSRHSRLQKLSVYESVKLDCESMLLSSPVNVLLVFVPLGLIWGYAGWSHTWVFTFNFLAIVPLAAILANATEELADKAGSTIGGLLNATFGNAVELIVSVIALREGQVRIVQASMLGSLLSNLLLVLGFCFVFGGYNRVQQTFNQTAAQTMSSLLAISCASLLIPAAFRATIPHSKKDIIVDDKILALSRGTAIILLIVYVLFLIFQLGSHHSLFEQQEQETDEVISQISQKPKHSLSIKSALTFLLISTVIVSICADFLVGTIDNIVESTGLSKTFIGLIIIPIVGNAAEHVTSVMVAMKNKMDLALGVAIGSSLQIALFVTPFMVLVGWAIGVPMSLNFSTFETATLFISIFLSNYLILDGESNWLEGCMSIAMYLLIAIAFYYYPDEQALV, encoded by the coding sequence GTTAAGCTGGACTGTGAGAGTATGTTGCTCTCCTCACCGGTGAACGTTTTGCTTGTCTTTGTTCCATTGGGGTTAATCTGGGGTTATGCAGGCTGGTCCCACACCTGGGTTTTTACCTTTAATTTCCTCGCTATCGTTCCTTTGGCTGCTATCTTAGCCAATGCTACGGAAGAATTGGCAGACAAGGCAGGTAGCACTATAGGTGGGTTACTAAATGCTACTTTTGGTAATGCAGTTGAACTTATCGTCTCTGTGATTGCCCTAAGAGAAGGTCAGGTTAGGATTGTTCAGGCTTCTATGCTTGGTAGTTTGTTATCCAACTTACTATTGGTACTCGGTTTCTGTTTCGTCTTTGGCGGTTACAACAGAGTGCAACAAACGTTCAACCAAACTGCTGCTCAGACTATGTCTTCGTTGTTGGCCATTTCATGTGCTTCTCTATTAATCCCAGCTGCTTTCAGAGCCACAATCCCCCACAGCAAGAAAGATATTATCGTTGATGATAAGATTCTGGCACTCTCCAGAGGTACTGCTATCATCTTATTGATTGTCTACGTTTTATTTCTGATTTTTCAGTTGGGTAGTCACCATTCTTTGTTTGAACAACAGGAGCAAGAAACTGACGAAGTAATCAGCCAGATATCGCAAAAGCCGAAGCACTCTCTAAGTATCAAATCTGCCCTAACTTTCCTACTCATCTCCACAGTTATTGTTTCCATCTGTGCAGACTTCCTAGTCGGAACCATCGATAATATTGTCGAATCTACAGGGTTGTCTAAGACTTTTATTGGTCTAATCATTATTCCAATCGTTGGAAACGCTGCAGAACATGTTACCTCTGTCATGGTCGCcatgaagaacaagatgGATCTAGCATTAGGTGTGGCTATTGGCTCGTCTCTACAAATTGCCCTATTTGTTACACCTTTCATGGTCCTAGTTGGTTGGGCTATCGGGGTTCCAATgtctttgaacttttctACTTTCGAAACCGCTACCTTATTCATCTCCATCTTCCTATCCAACTACTTGATCCTAGACGGGGAATCCAATTGGCTAGAAGGCTGCATGTCAATAGCCATGTACCTATTGATCGCTATCGCTTTCTACTACTACCCCGACGAACAAGCTCTGGTGTAG